The following coding sequences are from one uncultured Bacteroides sp. window:
- a CDS encoding xanthan lyase: MKKRTLLSILLLLLFSHTFAQDVERNINERLKDFFNQYTCSSTNVGKCKLDSFKVDYNKKKLWIYANANFGYQPFLPEITENIYRQLKQLLPGPVCFFDMSVITDGKTIDELIPNIYRKGKKDKSRLYTKLDHTGAPWVSNISRPYNIDRGLDGREIAVWQSHGKYYINDKKEWGWQRPRIFCTTEDQFTQSFILPYVIPMLENAGANVFTPRERDTQRNEVIVDNDTKQSNSIYLEMKSRKAHWDTTPIPGFKGMKQMYQDGENPFSMGRARFAKTEKRKNKAFAEWVPYIPETGKYAVYVSYQTLPNSVSDAKYLVFHNGGVTEFKVNQKIGGGTWVYLGTFAFDKGSHDYGMVVLSNESKEKGVISADAVRFGGGMGNIARGGSTSGLPRYLEGARYSAQWAGMPYEIYGGKKGTNDYIDDINTRANTINYLSGGSVYNPQQKGLGVPVEMTLALHTDAGFSKENDIIGSLGIYTTAYNNKLLGSGVSRYASRDLADIILTQLQKDIPSEFNAQWTRRHLWDRNYSETRLPAVPSTIIELLSHQNFADMKLGHDPNFKFTVGRSIYKAVLRFISAQHNENYIVQPLPISHFAIQFGKKKNTLQLNWKGENDRLEPTAKPKKYMVYTRIGRGGFDNGTLVNSTSHTVKIEPGIVYSFKVTAVNRGGESFPSEILSAYKAKNERGRVLIINGFDRISGPAVIDNNDEAGFNLEEDPGVPYLYDISYCGVQKNFNRERAGKEGKNGLGYSSGELEGMKIAGNTFDYPFIHGKAIQAAGGYSFVSCSNEAVESRLVRLEDYPVVDLILGLEKEDSKSNPARNIYYKTFSSVMQRLLTAYCQSGGNVLVSGSYVGSDMNDSQGNREFTEKVLKYGFQHSLRNTYSGKINGLGRSITIPRLPNEKSYAVTHPDCITPVSPAFSVFAYSIGQQSAGIAYKGTYRTFVLGFPFESIESESDRAVIMSSVLNFFLEH; the protein is encoded by the coding sequence ATGAAAAAGCGAACTCTACTCTCCATATTATTATTACTATTATTCAGTCACACCTTTGCACAAGATGTAGAACGAAACATTAACGAGCGATTAAAGGATTTTTTCAATCAATATACCTGTTCATCCACTAATGTAGGCAAATGCAAATTAGATAGTTTTAAAGTTGATTACAACAAAAAGAAACTATGGATATATGCTAATGCAAATTTTGGCTACCAACCTTTCTTGCCGGAGATCACTGAGAATATTTACAGGCAATTAAAACAATTGTTACCTGGGCCAGTTTGTTTTTTCGATATGAGTGTTATTACAGATGGAAAAACAATAGACGAGCTCATTCCAAACATCTACCGGAAAGGGAAAAAAGATAAGTCACGCCTTTATACAAAATTAGATCACACAGGTGCTCCATGGGTTAGTAATATCTCTCGTCCATACAATATTGACAGAGGATTAGATGGCCGGGAAATTGCCGTATGGCAAAGTCATGGAAAGTATTACATCAATGACAAGAAAGAATGGGGATGGCAACGCCCTCGAATATTTTGCACTACAGAGGACCAATTTACTCAATCATTTATATTACCTTACGTCATTCCGATGCTTGAAAATGCAGGAGCTAATGTGTTTACTCCACGGGAGAGAGACACACAAAGAAACGAAGTGATTGTAGATAATGACACAAAACAGAGCAACTCCATCTACCTGGAAATGAAAAGTCGCAAAGCGCATTGGGATACTACACCTATCCCTGGTTTCAAGGGCATGAAACAAATGTATCAAGACGGAGAGAATCCTTTCTCAATGGGTAGAGCCCGTTTTGCAAAAACAGAAAAGAGAAAAAATAAAGCATTTGCTGAATGGGTACCCTATATTCCGGAAACAGGAAAGTATGCCGTGTATGTTTCTTATCAAACTCTCCCCAATAGTGTCAGCGATGCTAAATATTTGGTTTTCCATAACGGAGGAGTCACAGAGTTCAAAGTCAACCAAAAGATAGGTGGAGGTACATGGGTTTATCTAGGAACTTTTGCGTTCGATAAAGGTAGTCATGACTATGGCATGGTGGTTTTAAGTAATGAGAGCAAGGAAAAAGGCGTGATTTCTGCCGATGCCGTGCGCTTTGGAGGGGGAATGGGAAACATCGCTCGCGGAGGATCTACAAGTGGCTTGCCTCGCTATCTGGAAGGAGCTCGTTATTCTGCTCAATGGGCAGGTATGCCTTATGAAATCTACGGAGGTAAGAAAGGAACAAACGACTACATTGATGATATTAACACCCGTGCCAATACGATAAACTATCTATCGGGAGGATCTGTATACAACCCACAACAAAAAGGATTAGGAGTCCCTGTGGAAATGACTCTTGCACTGCACACAGATGCCGGATTCAGCAAAGAGAATGATATTATCGGTTCGCTAGGAATCTACACCACAGCCTATAACAATAAGCTGCTAGGTTCCGGCGTTAGCCGTTACGCTTCCCGTGATCTGGCAGATATCATACTCACCCAATTACAAAAGGACATCCCCTCCGAATTTAATGCACAATGGACACGACGCCATCTATGGGATCGAAATTATAGTGAAACCCGCCTACCGGCAGTGCCCTCCACTATCATCGAGCTACTCTCCCATCAAAATTTTGCTGATATGAAATTGGGACATGATCCTAATTTCAAGTTTACCGTAGGAAGATCAATTTATAAGGCTGTACTCCGCTTCATCTCCGCGCAACACAATGAGAACTATATCGTGCAGCCACTTCCGATAAGCCATTTTGCTATTCAGTTTGGAAAGAAAAAGAACACTCTACAACTGAACTGGAAAGGTGAAAATGACCGCTTAGAGCCAACTGCTAAACCTAAAAAATACATGGTTTATACCAGAATCGGACGTGGAGGGTTTGATAATGGTACATTAGTCAACTCAACTTCGCACACCGTAAAGATAGAGCCGGGAATTGTTTATTCTTTTAAAGTAACAGCGGTGAACCGTGGCGGAGAAAGTTTTCCTTCGGAGATATTATCAGCTTATAAAGCAAAAAACGAACGAGGGAGAGTACTGATTATTAACGGCTTTGACCGTATAAGCGGTCCTGCCGTAATAGACAACAATGATGAAGCCGGATTCAACTTGGAAGAAGATCCCGGAGTGCCTTACCTTTATGACATTTCTTACTGTGGTGTACAAAAAAACTTTAATCGAGAGAGAGCTGGGAAAGAAGGGAAAAATGGGCTGGGATACAGTAGCGGTGAACTAGAGGGCATGAAAATAGCAGGCAATACCTTTGATTATCCTTTCATTCACGGAAAAGCCATACAGGCAGCGGGAGGTTATAGTTTCGTGTCGTGTAGCAATGAAGCAGTGGAGAGTCGACTTGTCCGTTTGGAAGATTATCCGGTAGTAGACCTAATCTTAGGATTAGAAAAGGAGGACAGCAAAAGCAATCCTGCACGTAATATTTATTATAAAACATTCAGCTCAGTCATGCAGAGATTGCTCACCGCCTACTGCCAATCGGGAGGAAATGTCTTAGTAAGTGGTTCTTATGTAGGAAGTGACATGAACGATTCGCAGGGAAATCGCGAGTTTACAGAAAAAGTTTTAAAATATGGATTTCAACATTCACTACGTAACACGTATTCCGGAAAAATCAACGGCTTAGGGCGAAGTATCACCATACCACGCCTACCCAATGAAAAGAGTTACGCTGTTACTCATCCGGATTGTATCACCCCGGTATCTCCTGCTTTTTCCGTATTTGCCTATTCTATTGGTCAGCAGAGTGCCGGCATTGCTTATAAAGGAACGTATCGTACATTCGTTTTAGGATTTCCTTTTGAAAGTATTGAATCAGAATCCGACAGAGCTGTTATTATGTCCTCAGTTTTGAACTTTTTTTTAGAACATTGA
- a CDS encoding sulfurtransferase TusA family protein, whose protein sequence is MKTINTCEEADYSPLIPAIVGLCTAKKGESLKIIMNNAEAFSDLKTYLSKQNIGFREIYDDSRMTVEFTIL, encoded by the coding sequence ATGAAGACTATAAATACTTGTGAGGAGGCTGACTACAGCCCCCTCATTCCGGCAATAGTCGGACTCTGCACAGCAAAAAAAGGTGAAAGCCTCAAAATTATCATGAACAATGCTGAAGCATTTAGTGATTTAAAAACATACCTATCAAAGCAAAATATAGGGTTTCGCGAAATATACGATGACTCTCGCATGACTGTAGAATTCACCATTTTATAA